The Thermasporomyces composti region ACTGGACGCGACTGCGCCGTTGTCTGGTCGTGGCGGTCTCCGTGGTCGAGGTCCGCGAGGTGGTGGTCCGGGAAGACGCGGCGGCGGTACGACGACGCGCGGGTCGTCGGGTCGCGCTCACCGTGAAGTCGACGATGTCGTTCCACTGCGCGCGTCGCTGCAGGTCCGCGCAGACGGCTTCCCACGCGTTGCGCTGCGCCGCGCCACCGTCGAAGACGGGCACCCGCGCGACGACGTGTCCGACAAACCGCCGAGCGGTGTCGAACAACCCGCTCGCAGTCACCGTCGCGTTGGGTGTGGACGCGGCCTCGTCCGCCATGGCTGCTCCCTCGCTGTTCCCCGCCCTTCGTGGGCGCGCCCGTGTCGGTGTCTGTGCTCGATATTCCCCACTCTCCGTTGCTGAACAGTTACGGATTAGTCAAGTGCCACGAACGCGGAGACGAGTTGTCCGTGGGTCGGCGAACCCCGGCCTGGACACGCCCGCGGGACCTGACACTGTGCTGAGAGGACCGGCGGAGTCGGCCCCTGCGACGCGGTTCCCACACGACTCGGCGCCCGCGCGACTCGACGCCCACGGGACTCCTCTCCGGCGCGTGAGTCGTCTCGGTCGGGATCCCTCACGGCCAGGCGGGAGGTCGCGCGTCCGTGACGAGGGTCACGAGCGGAATCCGACGCGAGGCCGTGGGTCGACCACGTGTCGCGACGCCCTCAGGCTAGGGTCAGTCTCCCGGCCGCCGAGCTGCGGTCGGTGCGGCCCACGCTGTGCGGCCTGTCAGTTTCGTCGACTGCCGACACCCTCATCGAGCGGAAGGACGTGTGTGAGTACGCCCGCGTCGACGCGTGTGTCTGATGAGCAGGAGAGCCCGTGGGGTCCGTTGCGCGCCTGGCAGCGGGAGGCGCTCGAACGCTATCTGGCCGCGAAGCCGCGCGACTTCCTCGCGGTGGCGACGCCGGGAGCCGGGAAGACCACGTTCGCGCTCACGGTGGCGGCGCACCTGCTCGCCCGTCGAGTGGTGGAACGAGTGATCGTGGTCACCCCGACGGAGCACCTCAAGCGGCAGTGGGCGGAGGCGGCGCACCGCGGAGGGATCGCGCTCGATCCGACGTTCTCCGGCCGCAAAGGTCGGACCAGCCGGGACTTCGACGGCGTCGCGGTGACGTACGCGGGAGTGGCGGCGTCCACCCTGGCCCTGCGCGTGCGCTGCGAGCGGTTCAAGACCTTCGTCATCCTCGACGAGATCCACCACGCGGGCGACTCGCTCACCTGGGGTGAGGCCGTCCGCGAGGCGTTCGAGCCGGCGACGCGACGCTTGTGTCTGACGGGGACACCGTTCCGCAGCGATGCCAACCCCATCCCGTTCGTCACGTACGTCGAGGACGAGGAAGGGGTGCCGCGAAGCGCCGCCGACTACAGCTACGGCTACGGCGAGGCGCTCGCCGACGGCGTGGTGCGTCCCGTGCTCTTCCTCGCCTACTCCGGCGACATGCGCTGGCGAACGAGCGCTGGCGAGGAGGTGGCGGCCCGGCTCGGCGAGCCGTTGAGCAAGGACATGATCGCCCAGGCGTGGCGGACCGCGCTCGACCCGTCCGGCGACTGGATTCCGGCGGTCTTGCGGGCGGCCGACACGCGGCTGACCGAGGTGCGTCGTGACGTGCCCGACGCGGGTGGTCTCGTGATCGCGACCGACCAGGAGTCGGCCCGCGCCTACGCCAAGATCCTCCGACAGATCAGCGGGGAGCGCCCGACGCTCGTGTTGTCCGACGAGCCCAGCGCGAGCAAGCGCATTGCGACCTTCGCGGCGGACAAGAGCCGGTGGATGGTCGCGGTCAAGATGGTCAGTGAGGGCGTCGACGTCCCCCGGTTGGCTGTCGGCGTCTACGCGACCGCGACGCAGACCCCCTTGTTCTTCGCGCAGGCGGTGGGCCGGTTCGTCCGCGCCAGGCGGCGTGGCGAGACCGCGTCGCTGTTCCTGCCGACCATCCCGGTGCTGCTGCGGTACGCCGCCGAGATGGAAGTGGTCCGCGACCACGCCCTGCGCAAGCCGGTCAGCGCCGAGGATCCCTTCGCACCCGAGGACGCCCTCCTCGCCCGCGCCGAACGCACGGAGTCCACGCCGGACATGCCCGAGCAGCGGTTCCAGGCTCTCGAGTCGGAGGCGACGTTCGACCGGGTCGTCTTCGATGGCAACGAGTTCGGTGGTGAGCTCGGCGAGGACGAGCGGGAGTTCCTCGGGATCCCCGGCTTGCTCGAACCCCACCAGGTGGCCGAGCTGCTTCGGCGGCGTCGTCAGGCCACCGCTCAGGAAGCTGCGCGGAAGCGTACGACCGCCACCCCGGAGACGCCGGTGGTGACGCCCGGGCGGACCGAGGAGCGGTCGGCCGACGACACCGCGACGTACCAACGGCTCGGCGTGCTGCGCCGGGAGCTCAACAGTCTCGTCGCCGCGTGGCACCACCGGACCGGACAGCCGCACGCCGCGATCCACGCGGAGTTGCGACGAGTCTGCGGTGGACCGCCGGCCATCCAGGCGTCGGCCGAGCAGCTCCAGGCGCGCATCGACACCATCCGCGCCTGGGCGACGGCCAGACGCTAGGGTCCGATTTCCGTGACGTCACGGGGTGCCGTGCGGGCACCACGCCCCTCCTGGGCCGCCTTCGCCAGCAACGGCAACATCCTGCGTGGCACCTGGGTGGCGAGGGCGATGACGGTCGACGTCCGCACGATGCCGTCGTGCGCGAGCACGGTGTCGATCACGCGCTGCAAGTCCGCGTTGGACCGGGCCACCAGCCGCACCAGCATGTCAGCCGACCCCGTGATCGTGTGCGCCTCGATCACCTCAGGGATGTCGGCGAGGTGGCGGGCCACCACGTCGTGACCGACGCCTTGTCGCAGCTCCAGGGTGGCGAACGCGGTCACGTCGTAGCCGAGTGCGGCGGGGTCCAGCTCCGGGCCCCAGCCGGCGATGACCCCGGTGCGGGTCATCCGGTCCAGGCGAGCCTGCACGGTGCCTCGGGCGACGCCGAGCCGCCTCGACGCCTCCAGGACGCCGATCCTGGGCTCGTCGTGGAACAGCTGGACGATGCGGGTGTCGAGTGCGTCGACGGGCACGACGACCTCCCTCGCCGGGTAGAGAGAAGGGGAACAGATTGAGCATTGTGTCGGGCCACACACGCGCCAACCTGATCAATTTGTACGGCACCGACGCCAGCTGTTGAACAACGTGCTCGGTCTGGTCCACCCTCGCCAGCAAGGTCTCGCCGCCCGCCGTGATGGCGCCAGGCACGTTTGGAGGTGGCCGGATGAACGACCCGTTCCCCGTTCTCGGCATGGACGCCGTGGTGTTCTGCGTCGGCAACGCCACCCAGGCGGCGGCGTTTCACCAGCTCGCCTACGGGATGGACCTGGTGGCCTACGCCGGCCCCGACACAGGTGTTCGTGACCGCACGTCGTACGTGCTGACCTCGGGCTCGGCACGCTTCGTCTTCCAGGGAGCGGCGGCACCTGACAGTCCGCTGGCCGACCACCATCGCGCGCACGGCGACGGTGTCCTCGACCTGGCCCTGGAGGTGGCCGACGTCGACCGCTGCGTGGCGCACGCCCGTCGTGAGGGCGCCACGATCCTGGAGGAGCCGCACGACGAGACCGACGAGTACGGCACCGTCCGCCTCGCGGCGATCGCGACGTACGGCGACACCCGCCACACCTTGGTCGACCGATCCCGCTACCGCGGGCCGTACCTTCCCGGTCACACCCCCAAGGAGACGAGCGTCATCCGGCCGCCGGGCCAGCCCAGACGGCTGTTCCAGGCGATCGACCACTGCGTCGGCAACGTCGAGCTCGGCCGCATGGACTATTGGGTCGACTTCTACAAGCGGGTCATGGGTTTCCAGAACATGGCCGAGTTCATCGGCGACGACATCGCCACGGAGTACTCCGCGCTCATGAGCAAGGTCGTCGCGAACGGCAACTACAAGGTGAAGTTCCCGCTGAACGAGCCCGCGCCGGGGAAGCACAAGAGCCAGGTCGAGGAGTACCTGGAGTTCTACGGAGGGCCGGGCTGTCAGCACATCGCCTTGGCCACGAACGACATCGTCCAGGCGGTGGATGTGCTGCGCGGCAGCGGCGTGGAGTTCTTGGACACACCGACGTCGTACTACGACGACCCCGATCTTCGGGAACGGATCGGTGAGGTCCGGGTGCCGATCGCCGAGCTGCGCAAGCGCGGGATCCTGGTCGACCGGGACGAGGACGGCTACCTGCTGCAAATCTTCACCAAGCCGCTCGGTGACCGTCCGACGGTGTTCTACGAGCTGATCGAACGCCATGGCTCGCTGGGGTTCGGCAAGGGCAACTTCAAGGCCTTGTTCGAGGCGATCGAGAGGGAGCAGGCACGTCGAGGAAACCTCTGACGCCGTGACGTGTCGAGTGAACCTGCACTCGGGTGCGCAACCGTGCGGGCTGCCGAGAGGGTCGCGTGCGCGGCGCGTCGCGCTGAGGCGCTCGGTCGTCGCGTCCGGGGCGAACGACCCTGCCGCCCATGGGCCCTCGGTGGTTACGGTCGAACAAGAGCGCGCGACACAAGTCCGAGGAGCAGGTCATGCACGGATATGGCTGGGGCCTGGCGTTTGGCTGGTTCCTGGTGCCGCTGTTCTGGATCGCTCTCATCGCGTTGATCGCCTGGCTCGTGGTCAAGTTCGTCGGACCCGGGGGCTTGAAGGACGCCAAGCGCGGTGACCGTGGGGAGAGCGCGGAGGAGATCCTGAACCGGCGGTACGCCAGTGGCGAGATCGACACCGCGACGTACGAGGAGATGAAGGAGCGCCTGGTCGGCCGACGCTAGCGGGATGACCTTGGCACGGAGCCGAACGTCCCAGCGTCGTGTCCTGGCAAGGCTATGCCCTCGTGATCGCGCGCGGCTTCCCTCGTACGGTGGACGCATGGTCGACGCCTTGGCCGACGCGCTGCGCGCGCAGATCCCAGCACCGCTCGTCGTGACTGACCCCGATCGCCTCGCCTCCTACCGCCACGACATGGCGACGTTCTGCCCGTCGGGGATGCCGGCCGTCGCCGTCCTGGCGCGCGAGACCGCCCACGTTCAGCACGTCCTCAAGGTCGCCTCCGACCTCGGCGTCCCCGTGGTCCCCCAAGGAGGACGAACCGGTTTGTCCGGCGGCGCGAACGCTGTCGACGGGTGCATCGTGTTGTCGCTCGCCGGCATGGACCGCATCCTCGAGATCGACCCGGCGAACCGGGTCGCGGTGGTCGAGCCGGGTGTGCTGAACGCGGTGCTGTCGAAAGCCGCGGCAGAGCAGGGGCTCTTCTACCCACCGGATCCCTCGAGCTGGGAGATCTCCACGGTCGGCGGCAACATCGCCACGAACGCGGGTGGACTGTGCTGCGTGAAGTACGGCGTCACAGCGGACTTCGTGCGCGCGCTCGAGGTCGTCCTGGCCAACGGGGAGATCCTGCACACCGGGCGGCGCACCGCCAAAGGTGTGGCCGGTTACGACCTCACGCGGCTCTTCGTCGGTTCCGAGGGCACCCTCGGGGTCATCACGCGAGCCACTCTCGCCCTGCGTCCAGCAGCGGAGGAGCCTCGAACGGTCGCGGCGCTCTTTCCTTCGGTCGCCGCCGCGGGAGAGGCGGTGGCCCGCGTCGTGGCGAGCGGCCTGGTGCCGAGCCTCTTGGAGTTCATGGACCAGGCGTCGCTGCGGGCGGCGAACGAGTACCGCCGCATGGGGTTGCCGGACCACGCGGCGGCGATGCTCATCGCGCAATCCGACGCCGGTCCGGAACGGGCGGCAGCGGAGATCGCGACGATCGCTCGGCACTTCGCCGACGCTGGCGGGTTCGACGTGATCGAGGCCGAGGACGCCCAGGAGGGCGAGCTGTTGCTCAACGCGCGTCGCGAGGCGCACTACGCGATCGATCGGCTGGGTAGCCGCCTCATCGACGACGTGTGCGTTCCCGTCAGCAGGCTCGCGGACTTCGTCCAGCGCGTGGAGAAGGTCGCGGCGGACCTGGGTTTGACCATCCCCGTGGTCGGCCACGCGGGCGACGGGAACCTGCATCCCAACGTGGTCTTCGACGCCACCGACGAAGACCAGGTGCGTCGGGCGCGCCAGGCGTTCGACGAGATCATGCGCATCGGGCTCGCGCTCGGTGGCACGATCACGGGCGAGCACGGCGTGGGACTGCTCAAGCGCGACTGGCTGGAGCGCGAGCTCGGCCACGTGGGCCTGCGCATCCATCGCGAGCTCAAGCGGGTCTTCGACCCGGCGGGGATCTTGAATCCCGGCAAGGTCATGTCGCTGGAGGCGTGAGCGAACAACACCGTGCCCGCGCGGGGCGCCGCGGCCTCCCGCGCGGGCTTCCGCACGGCGTCATCGCATGTTCCAGGGACTGGTACGGCGAGTCTGGCCGTCGGGATCGACGTCATCAAGCCCGAAGCTCGGCGAGTTCCGGACGTTCCAGCGTCTGGTTCCGGACGTTCTAGCGTCTGGTACGAGTTTCACCTCCGGCGCTAACCTGCGGAGCATTCATCCACCCGAGACGGCGTACGTGAGCGGCACTGGTCGTCGTGTGCGCGAGAAGGGGGCGCAGGATGGCAGGGATGGGCAGTGCGCGTCGGACGCGACGGCAGGTGTTGATCCTCGCCGGCACCGCGGGTCTGTGGGGCGGCATCCTCGCCGGCTGTGGTCAAGGTGGTGGCGGTGGAGGCGCCGGAGGCGGCCGGCAAGGTCGATCCGGCCGGGAAGGGGAGACCCTGTTCATCGCCGGCTTCCAGTGGGGTCCACCACGGCACTTCAACCCCCTGGGACAAAGCACCGCCTGGCCGTGTAACCAGAACGCCATGCAGCTGGTCTACGAGACCCTGCTTCGCTTCAACCTTCTCGACGGCAGCCTGCAGCCGGGTCTCGGTAAGGAGCTGCAGACGCCCGACGAGAACACCTTCGTCATCCCGCTGCAGGACGGCACCGCCTGGCAGGACGGCGAGCCGCTCACCGCCCACGACGTCGTGTTCACCTTCGAGCTCGCCAAGCGTCACACCGAGCTGTCGTACGCGTCCTTCTGGGACTATGTCGAGAAGGTCGAGGCGACGGACGACCGAACGGTGACCGTCACCTTGGGACGTGAGCCCTACAACCCCGCCCTCGTCAAGAACAGCTTGGCGACGACGTTCATCCTGCCCCGACACATCTGGGAGCCGCGGGAAGCCGAAGGCAAGCCCATGGGCGAGCACGAGAACCTCGATCCCGTGGGGTCGGGACCCTACCAGGTGGAGTCCTACAACCAGCAGCAGATCAGCCTCAAGCGCTTCGACGACTACTGGGGCCAGCAGGTCATGGGTGGCCTGCCCAAGCCCACCTACATCGTCCATCCCATCTTCAAAGGCAACCAGGACGGCGACCTGCGCTTCGAGCGCGGTGGTGTCGACGTCATGCAGCAGTTCACGCCGCAGATCTGGAAGATGTGGGAGGACAAGAAGCTTCCCGTCTCGACGTGGTACAAGGAGCCGCCGTACCACGTCCCAGGCGGCATGCCGATGCTGGTCATCAACACGTTGCGAAAGGGCCTCGACAACCCGCTGGTGCGGCGCGCGCTGGCCTTCTCCATCAACTACGCCGACATCGCCGACAAGGCCATGTCGCGCTACTCCGAGCCGGCCAACTCGAGCCTGATCCTCCCGGTCGGCGCGGAGGAGAAGTACTTCAACAAGGAGAACGTCGAGGCCAACGGCTGGCGCTACGACCCGGACGAGGCGGTCCGCATCCTTGAGGAGGAGGTCGGCGCGACGAAAGAGAGCGATGGCGTCTACGTCTTGCCGGACGGCACGCGGCTCGGCCCCTACACCGCGCAGACCCCGACCGGCTGGACGGACTGGCAAGCGGCGCTGCGCATCGTGGCGGCGAACGCGAAGGCGGTGGGCTTCGACATCAGGACGGAGTTCCCGCAGGCGCCCAACGTCACCAGCTCCGTCCAGGCCGGTGACTTCGACCTCGCGTGCTGGAGCGTCGCCGCGACGAGCGCCGCGACGCCGTGGCAGCGGTTCCGCGACGTGCTGGACCATCGAGGCGTGGCCGAGCCGGGGAAGCCGGCGTTCTGGAACTACGGCCGATTCGAGGACCCGAACGTCGCGGCGTTGCTGGACAAGGCCGCCGGGGCGGACGAGTCAGAGCTTCCCGCGCTCTACACCGAGCTCGACACGATCTTCATGAAGAACGCCCCGATGATCCCGCTCATGTACCGGCCGCTGGAGTTCTTCGAGTTCCACGAGAGCAACTGGACGAACTTCCCCAGCGACGACAACCCCTACGCGCCACCGATGTTCCAAGGCGCCGGGGTCACCTGGCTCTACCAGATCAGGCGGATCTCGGAGTCGGACTAGCCGAGTGGTCGGTGACGTCCGAGTGGGGGTGCGATGCGGCTACGCGGTTACCTCATCGGCAAGACGCTGTGGTACCTCGGCGCCATGGTCGTGGCGGTGGGGTTGAACTTCCTGCTGCCTCGGTTGGTGCCAGGCAACCCCGTGGACGCCATCGTCGCGCAGCTCGGCCGCTCCGGCACGCAGGCGGAGACGCTGGAGCGGATCCACCGGCACTACGTCGAGCAGTTCGGCCTCGACCAGCCGCTGTGGTCGCAGTTCCTCACCTACCTGGGGAACCTCGCGCACTTCGATCTCGGCACGTCGTTCGCGTCGTACCCGGCCAAGGTCGAGAGCCTCATCCTCGAGGCGTTGCCGTGGACCATCGGTCTCCAACTGCCGGCGATCCTCATCGGGTGGCTGGTCGGCAACGCCCTCGGCGCGCTGGCGGCGTTCAAGGGTGGGCTGTTCGACCGCGGAGCCTTCCTCAGCTCGCTGTTCTTGTCGAGCATGCCGTACTACTGCCTGGCGATCATCCTGCTCTACCTCTTCGCCGTGGCACTGCCGATCCTGCCACCGGGTGGTGGATACGAGTACGGCACGACGCCGGAGCTGTCCATCCCCTTCATCGTCGACGTGCTCCGCCACTACTGGCTGCCGTTCTTCTCACTGGTGCTGATCTTCGTCGGCGGCCAGGCGGTGGGCATGCGGTCGATGGCGATCTACGAGCTCAACTCCGACTACGTCAACTACGGTCGCTCGCTCGGTCTGCCGGACAACCGCATCGTGCGCTACATCTTCCGCAACGCGATGCTGCCGCAGCTCACCGGTCTGGCGCTGTCGATCGGTACCTTGGTCGGCGGCGCGCTCGTGACCGAGATCGTCTTCTCGTACCCGGGCATCGGCTACCTGCTGTTCAGCGCCATCAGCCAGAACGACTACCCGGTGATCCAGGCCATCACGTTGATCATCGTCATCACCGTGCTCGTCTCGAACTTCCTCGTCGAGGTGGCGTACGGGTTCGTCGATCCGCGGATTCGTGCCGCGCAGGCGGGTGAGCGCTGATGCGGATGGTTCGGTTCACCCCCCGGTTCTGGATCTCGTTGGCGGTCTTCAGCGTGGTCGTGGCGTTCGGCGTGTTCGGCCCGATGGTCGCCGGCGACAAGCTCGGCGAAGGCGTGGGTGGTCTTTACGACCCTCCGTCGGCGCAAGCGTGGCTCGGGACCGACGACCTCGGCCATGACATCTTCACCAACCTGATGTTCGGCACCCGGACGTCGTTGGTCATCGGCTTCGTCGCGGGCGCGTTCGCGACCGTGATCGGCGTCGTCGTCGGCCTGCTCGCCGGATACCACGGCGGGCGGGTCGAGGAGGCGCTCATGGGGGTGACGAACGTGGCCCTGGCGATTCCCGCGATCGTCGTCCTCATCCTGCTGTCGGTCGCGCTCGACTTCCGCTCCATCGTCACGATGGCGCTGGTGATCGCGATCACGAGCTGGCCCTGGACGGCGCGAGCGGTGCGGGCGCAGACGAGCAGCGTGCGGACCCGGGAGCACCTCGACGTGGCCCGGCTGTCCGGTGCCGGGACGTGGAACATCCTGCTGTGGGATGTGCTTCCCTACCTGATGTCGTACATCTGCATGGCGTTCGTCCTGCAGATCTCCAGCGCCATCCTGGCGGAGGCCGGTCTGTCACTGCTGGGTCTCGGGCCCAGCGACAGCGTCTCACTGGGGATCATGCTCAACTGGGCGCTCGTGGGTGAGTCGTTGCGGACCGGCGCGTGGTGGGCTTTCGCGCCGCCGACCGTGCTGCTCACGCTCATCGCGTTCACCCTGCTGATGCTGCAGTCGAGCCTGGACCAGGTGTTCAACCCGCGGTTGCGTGGCGGCCGTCGCCGGCCGGGCCTGGCGAGCCTCAGGCCGCAGACCGGCGTCGGCCTCGACGTGCGGGGCGAGGAAGGTGGCGAGCGGTGAGCGACGCGACGAGCGAGGTGCTTCTGCGAGCCCGCGGCTTGCGCGCGGCCTACAGCGTCGATGCCGGCGAGGTCGTCGCCGTCGAC contains the following coding sequences:
- a CDS encoding DEAD/DEAH box helicase; its protein translation is MSDEQESPWGPLRAWQREALERYLAAKPRDFLAVATPGAGKTTFALTVAAHLLARRVVERVIVVTPTEHLKRQWAEAAHRGGIALDPTFSGRKGRTSRDFDGVAVTYAGVAASTLALRVRCERFKTFVILDEIHHAGDSLTWGEAVREAFEPATRRLCLTGTPFRSDANPIPFVTYVEDEEGVPRSAADYSYGYGEALADGVVRPVLFLAYSGDMRWRTSAGEEVAARLGEPLSKDMIAQAWRTALDPSGDWIPAVLRAADTRLTEVRRDVPDAGGLVIATDQESARAYAKILRQISGERPTLVLSDEPSASKRIATFAADKSRWMVAVKMVSEGVDVPRLAVGVYATATQTPLFFAQAVGRFVRARRRGETASLFLPTIPVLLRYAAEMEVVRDHALRKPVSAEDPFAPEDALLARAERTESTPDMPEQRFQALESEATFDRVVFDGNEFGGELGEDEREFLGIPGLLEPHQVAELLRRRRQATAQEAARKRTTATPETPVVTPGRTEERSADDTATYQRLGVLRRELNSLVAAWHHRTGQPHAAIHAELRRVCGGPPAIQASAEQLQARIDTIRAWATARR
- a CDS encoding Lrp/AsnC family transcriptional regulator, with the translated sequence MPVDALDTRIVQLFHDEPRIGVLEASRRLGVARGTVQARLDRMTRTGVIAGWGPELDPAALGYDVTAFATLELRQGVGHDVVARHLADIPEVIEAHTITGSADMLVRLVARSNADLQRVIDTVLAHDGIVRTSTVIALATQVPRRMLPLLAKAAQEGRGARTAPRDVTEIGP
- the hppD gene encoding 4-hydroxyphenylpyruvate dioxygenase, which codes for MNDPFPVLGMDAVVFCVGNATQAAAFHQLAYGMDLVAYAGPDTGVRDRTSYVLTSGSARFVFQGAAAPDSPLADHHRAHGDGVLDLALEVADVDRCVAHARREGATILEEPHDETDEYGTVRLAAIATYGDTRHTLVDRSRYRGPYLPGHTPKETSVIRPPGQPRRLFQAIDHCVGNVELGRMDYWVDFYKRVMGFQNMAEFIGDDIATEYSALMSKVVANGNYKVKFPLNEPAPGKHKSQVEEYLEFYGGPGCQHIALATNDIVQAVDVLRGSGVEFLDTPTSYYDDPDLRERIGEVRVPIAELRKRGILVDRDEDGYLLQIFTKPLGDRPTVFYELIERHGSLGFGKGNFKALFEAIEREQARRGNL
- a CDS encoding SHOCT domain-containing protein; its protein translation is MHGYGWGLAFGWFLVPLFWIALIALIAWLVVKFVGPGGLKDAKRGDRGESAEEILNRRYASGEIDTATYEEMKERLVGRR
- a CDS encoding FAD-binding oxidoreductase, translating into MVDALADALRAQIPAPLVVTDPDRLASYRHDMATFCPSGMPAVAVLARETAHVQHVLKVASDLGVPVVPQGGRTGLSGGANAVDGCIVLSLAGMDRILEIDPANRVAVVEPGVLNAVLSKAAAEQGLFYPPDPSSWEISTVGGNIATNAGGLCCVKYGVTADFVRALEVVLANGEILHTGRRTAKGVAGYDLTRLFVGSEGTLGVITRATLALRPAAEEPRTVAALFPSVAAAGEAVARVVASGLVPSLLEFMDQASLRAANEYRRMGLPDHAAAMLIAQSDAGPERAAAEIATIARHFADAGGFDVIEAEDAQEGELLLNARREAHYAIDRLGSRLIDDVCVPVSRLADFVQRVEKVAADLGLTIPVVGHAGDGNLHPNVVFDATDEDQVRRARQAFDEIMRIGLALGGTITGEHGVGLLKRDWLERELGHVGLRIHRELKRVFDPAGILNPGKVMSLEA
- a CDS encoding ABC transporter substrate-binding protein, with protein sequence MGSARRTRRQVLILAGTAGLWGGILAGCGQGGGGGGAGGGRQGRSGREGETLFIAGFQWGPPRHFNPLGQSTAWPCNQNAMQLVYETLLRFNLLDGSLQPGLGKELQTPDENTFVIPLQDGTAWQDGEPLTAHDVVFTFELAKRHTELSYASFWDYVEKVEATDDRTVTVTLGREPYNPALVKNSLATTFILPRHIWEPREAEGKPMGEHENLDPVGSGPYQVESYNQQQISLKRFDDYWGQQVMGGLPKPTYIVHPIFKGNQDGDLRFERGGVDVMQQFTPQIWKMWEDKKLPVSTWYKEPPYHVPGGMPMLVINTLRKGLDNPLVRRALAFSINYADIADKAMSRYSEPANSSLILPVGAEEKYFNKENVEANGWRYDPDEAVRILEEEVGATKESDGVYVLPDGTRLGPYTAQTPTGWTDWQAALRIVAANAKAVGFDIRTEFPQAPNVTSSVQAGDFDLACWSVAATSAATPWQRFRDVLDHRGVAEPGKPAFWNYGRFEDPNVAALLDKAAGADESELPALYTELDTIFMKNAPMIPLMYRPLEFFEFHESNWTNFPSDDNPYAPPMFQGAGVTWLYQIRRISESD
- a CDS encoding ABC transporter permease, with translation MRLRGYLIGKTLWYLGAMVVAVGLNFLLPRLVPGNPVDAIVAQLGRSGTQAETLERIHRHYVEQFGLDQPLWSQFLTYLGNLAHFDLGTSFASYPAKVESLILEALPWTIGLQLPAILIGWLVGNALGALAAFKGGLFDRGAFLSSLFLSSMPYYCLAIILLYLFAVALPILPPGGGYEYGTTPELSIPFIVDVLRHYWLPFFSLVLIFVGGQAVGMRSMAIYELNSDYVNYGRSLGLPDNRIVRYIFRNAMLPQLTGLALSIGTLVGGALVTEIVFSYPGIGYLLFSAISQNDYPVIQAITLIIVITVLVSNFLVEVAYGFVDPRIRAAQAGER
- a CDS encoding ABC transporter permease, with translation MRMVRFTPRFWISLAVFSVVVAFGVFGPMVAGDKLGEGVGGLYDPPSAQAWLGTDDLGHDIFTNLMFGTRTSLVIGFVAGAFATVIGVVVGLLAGYHGGRVEEALMGVTNVALAIPAIVVLILLSVALDFRSIVTMALVIAITSWPWTARAVRAQTSSVRTREHLDVARLSGAGTWNILLWDVLPYLMSYICMAFVLQISSAILAEAGLSLLGLGPSDSVSLGIMLNWALVGESLRTGAWWAFAPPTVLLTLIAFTLLMLQSSLDQVFNPRLRGGRRRPGLASLRPQTGVGLDVRGEEGGER